The following proteins come from a genomic window of Paramicrobacterium humi:
- a CDS encoding LLM class flavin-dependent oxidoreductase → MTIPLLFNAFVMNTTSHIHHGQWRRPDAGQTEFNDVDTWIELAKLLEAAKFDGMFFADVTGLYGDADAPYDVYVNEGLQIPSNDPTVLLAALAVNTTHLGLALTSNVMQSHPFQFARQISTLDHITRGRVAWNVVTGMQDNGARNFGLEKLVDHDARYEWAEEYVDVVYKLWEGSWDDDAVLKDRDGAYSDVSRVHKIHHKSARYSVEGPHLPSPSPQRTPVLYQAGSSVAGRRFAARNAEATFIVAPSPEIARQQIDETRALAVEYGRKPEDIKFFQGLSFIIGDTEEEAQAKADEYMKYVSVDGYSAHSAIVDPDGRVYPPETPLKDVQTNSARGFVEWVSRYITDREPVVADLAILRARNSAIIGTPESIADQLEVWQAAGIDGVNVINWVIPGSFAEFADSVLPVLRERGLAKTEYGEGATLREKLFGQPRLNERHPAAQYRGAFREADALV, encoded by the coding sequence ATGACAATACCTCTGCTGTTCAACGCCTTCGTCATGAACACGACCTCGCACATCCACCACGGGCAGTGGCGCCGGCCCGACGCCGGGCAGACCGAGTTCAACGACGTCGACACGTGGATCGAGCTCGCGAAGCTGCTCGAGGCGGCGAAGTTCGACGGCATGTTCTTCGCCGACGTCACGGGACTGTACGGCGACGCCGACGCGCCCTACGACGTGTACGTGAACGAGGGGCTGCAGATTCCGAGCAACGACCCGACCGTGCTGCTTGCGGCGCTCGCCGTGAACACGACGCACCTCGGGCTCGCGCTCACCTCGAACGTCATGCAGAGCCACCCGTTCCAGTTCGCGCGGCAGATCTCGACGCTCGACCACATCACGCGCGGCCGCGTGGCGTGGAACGTCGTCACGGGAATGCAGGACAACGGCGCCCGCAACTTCGGGCTCGAGAAGCTCGTCGACCACGACGCCCGGTACGAGTGGGCGGAAGAGTACGTCGACGTCGTCTACAAGCTGTGGGAGGGCTCGTGGGACGACGACGCCGTGCTGAAGGACCGCGACGGCGCCTACTCCGACGTCAGCCGGGTGCACAAGATCCACCACAAGAGCGCGCGATACAGCGTCGAGGGACCGCACCTGCCGTCGCCGTCGCCGCAGCGCACGCCCGTGCTGTACCAGGCGGGCTCGTCGGTCGCGGGGCGCCGATTCGCCGCGCGCAACGCCGAGGCCACGTTCATCGTCGCGCCGAGTCCCGAGATCGCGCGGCAGCAGATCGACGAGACGCGCGCGCTCGCCGTCGAGTACGGACGCAAGCCCGAGGACATCAAGTTCTTCCAGGGGCTGAGCTTCATCATCGGCGACACCGAGGAGGAAGCGCAGGCGAAGGCCGACGAGTACATGAAGTACGTGTCTGTCGACGGCTACTCCGCGCACTCCGCGATTGTGGACCCCGACGGACGCGTGTACCCGCCGGAGACGCCGCTGAAGGACGTGCAGACGAACTCGGCGCGCGGCTTCGTGGAGTGGGTGTCGCGGTACATCACCGACCGGGAGCCCGTCGTCGCCGACCTCGCGATCCTGCGGGCGCGCAACAGCGCCATTATCGGCACGCCCGAGTCGATCGCCGACCAGCTCGAGGTGTGGCAGGCCGCCGGCATCGACGGCGTCAACGTCATCAACTGGGTGATCCCCGGCTCGTTCGCGGAGTTCGCGGACAGCGTGCTGCCCGTGCTGCGGGAGCGTGGCCTCGCGAAGACGGAGTACGGCGAGGGGGCGACGCTGCGCGAGAAGCTGTTCGGGCAGCCGCGCTTGAACGAGCGGCACCCGGCGGCGCAGTACCGCGGCGCATTCCGCGAGGCGGACGCGCTCGTGTAG
- a CDS encoding dipeptide ABC transporter ATP-binding protein has protein sequence MTLTDERADAGALRPADTDVLLRAETLSVSFHGRPVVNDVSFELRRGECLAIVGESGSGKSVTARSLVGLTGAGAAVSAGQLSLEGQDLTTVTEKQWRALRGRRVGFVLQDALVSLDPLRPVGAEIEEALRLHGWGRARDRRRKAIELLEAVGVPQPEQRARQRPDELSGGLRQRALIASALALDPELIIADEPTTALDVTVQAHVLALLADAKRRGTSLIVISHDLSVVAELADRIIVMTGGSVVESGAADRVLGDPQHPYTRRLLAAVPGTHTRGKRLSDAPAVAARRHPPVDEPAAVPALAAAHLTKRFPRPDGSLATAVDDVSFALERGTTLGIVGESGSGKSTTARLALALESPDEGEVTLLGRPWTAVSERKRRRLRSRISVVYQDPLSSFDPRWNTERILLDALPESVPAADRRSRIAELVRQVGLPADVLARFPLRLSGGQRQRIAIARALATEPEVLVLDEAVSALDVSVQAQILDLLADLKQQLRLSYLFISHDLGVISHVSDDVLVMKDGRVVEHGPVEQIFAHPAHPYTAQLVGAAAPRLAASDPLT, from the coding sequence ATGACGCTGACCGATGAGAGGGCGGATGCCGGCGCGCTGCGCCCGGCCGACACCGACGTGCTGCTGCGCGCCGAGACCCTCTCGGTGTCGTTCCACGGCCGGCCCGTCGTCAACGACGTGTCCTTCGAACTGCGCCGCGGGGAGTGCCTCGCGATCGTGGGTGAGTCGGGCTCGGGCAAGTCGGTGACCGCCCGCTCGCTCGTGGGGCTCACGGGCGCGGGCGCCGCGGTGTCGGCCGGGCAGCTGAGCCTTGAGGGGCAAGACCTCACCACGGTGACCGAGAAGCAGTGGCGGGCGCTGCGCGGACGTCGCGTCGGCTTCGTTCTGCAGGACGCTCTCGTCTCGCTCGACCCGCTGCGGCCCGTCGGCGCCGAGATCGAGGAGGCGCTGCGCCTGCACGGCTGGGGCCGCGCGCGCGACCGCCGGCGGAAGGCGATCGAGCTGCTCGAGGCCGTCGGCGTGCCCCAGCCCGAGCAGCGGGCGCGGCAGCGGCCCGACGAGCTGTCGGGCGGACTGCGCCAGCGCGCGCTCATCGCCTCCGCGCTCGCGCTCGACCCCGAGCTCATCATCGCCGACGAGCCCACGACGGCGCTCGACGTGACCGTGCAAGCGCACGTGCTCGCGCTGCTCGCCGACGCGAAACGGCGCGGCACGTCCCTCATCGTGATCAGCCACGACCTCTCGGTCGTCGCCGAGCTCGCCGACCGCATCATCGTCATGACGGGCGGCAGCGTCGTGGAGTCGGGCGCCGCCGACCGGGTGCTCGGCGACCCGCAGCATCCGTACACGAGGCGACTGCTCGCCGCCGTTCCCGGCACGCACACGCGGGGGAAGCGGCTCAGCGACGCCCCCGCAGTCGCCGCCCGGCGGCATCCGCCCGTGGATGAGCCCGCCGCGGTGCCCGCGCTTGCCGCCGCGCACCTGACCAAACGGTTCCCGCGGCCGGACGGCAGCCTCGCGACCGCCGTCGACGACGTGTCGTTCGCCCTTGAGCGCGGCACGACGCTCGGGATCGTCGGCGAGTCCGGCTCGGGGAAGAGCACGACGGCGCGCCTCGCTCTCGCGCTCGAATCACCGGATGAGGGCGAGGTCACGCTGCTCGGGCGGCCGTGGACGGCCGTGAGCGAACGCAAGCGGCGCCGGCTGCGCAGCCGCATCTCCGTCGTGTACCAGGACCCGCTGAGCTCGTTCGACCCCCGCTGGAACACGGAGCGCATCCTGCTCGACGCCCTGCCGGAATCCGTTCCCGCTGCCGATCGCCGCTCGCGCATCGCGGAGCTCGTTCGGCAGGTCGGGCTGCCGGCCGACGTGCTCGCCCGCTTCCCGCTGCGGCTCTCGGGCGGGCAGCGGCAGCGCATCGCGATCGCTCGGGCGCTCGCGACCGAGCCGGAGGTGCTCGTCCTCGACGAGGCCGTGTCGGCGCTCGACGTGTCGGTGCAGGCGCAGATCCTCGACCTGCTCGCCGACCTCAAGCAGCAGCTGCGGCTCAGCTACCTGTTCATCTCGCACGACCTCGGCGTGATCAGCCACGTGAGCGACGACGTGCTCGTCATGAAGGACGGTCGGGTCGTCGAGCACGGCCCCGTCGAGCAGATCTTCGCGCATCCCGCCCACCCGTACACGGCCCAGCTCGTCGGTGCGGCAGCGCCGCGGCTGGCGGCATCCGACCCCCTCACCTGA
- a CDS encoding DEAD/DEAH box helicase, with protein sequence MTAHESSGTATVDPADTPEVPSFSELGLSEPVLKAVRDIGYETPSAIQAATIPTLLDGRDVVGLAQTGTGKTAAFALPILSRIDAGQKAPQALVLSPTRELALQVCEAFEQYASHLRGIHVLPVYGGQAYGVQLSALRRGVHVVVGTPGRIMDHIAKGTLDLSEIKYLVLDEADEMLKMGFAEDVETILAETPEEKQVALFSATMPAQIRRISKQYLRDAEEISVKGKTTTSANISQRYLMVSYPQKVDALTRILEVENFEGMIIFVRTKSETETLAEKLRARGYSAAAISGDVAQAQRERTVNQLKSGKLDILVATDVAARGLDVDRISHVVNYDIPIDTESYVHRIGRTGRAGRSGAAISFVTPRERRLLGAIEKATRQPLTQMQLPSVEDVNVSRLTRFDDAITSALAQDGRIAAFRDIIGHYVSHHDVPEADVAAALAIVAQGDTPLLLSAEDELVQLRERDERGGKADRGERRRRSNTAMAPYRIEVGRRQRVEPRQIVGALANEGGLSRDDFGAIQIRPDFSIVELPADLSDDVLTRLRDTRIGGTLIEIKPDRGPRRRREDRDGGPRRGHDSRGERPFRKPRHK encoded by the coding sequence GACATCGGCTACGAGACCCCGTCGGCCATTCAGGCGGCAACGATCCCCACTCTGCTCGACGGGCGCGACGTCGTCGGGCTCGCGCAGACCGGCACGGGGAAGACGGCGGCGTTCGCGCTGCCGATCCTCTCCCGGATCGACGCCGGGCAGAAGGCGCCGCAGGCTCTCGTGCTCTCCCCCACGCGCGAGCTCGCTCTGCAGGTCTGCGAGGCGTTCGAGCAGTACGCGTCGCACTTGCGCGGCATCCACGTCCTTCCCGTCTACGGCGGGCAGGCGTACGGCGTGCAGCTCTCGGCGCTGCGACGCGGCGTGCACGTGGTCGTCGGAACACCCGGGCGCATCATGGACCACATCGCCAAGGGCACTCTCGACCTCTCCGAGATCAAGTACCTCGTTCTCGACGAGGCCGACGAGATGCTCAAGATGGGCTTTGCCGAAGATGTCGAGACGATCCTCGCCGAGACGCCGGAAGAGAAGCAGGTCGCCCTGTTCTCGGCGACGATGCCGGCGCAGATCCGGCGCATCTCGAAGCAGTACCTGCGGGATGCCGAGGAGATCTCGGTCAAGGGCAAGACAACGACGTCGGCGAACATCAGCCAGCGCTACCTCATGGTGTCGTACCCGCAGAAGGTCGACGCGCTCACGCGGATCCTCGAGGTGGAGAACTTCGAGGGCATGATCATCTTCGTCCGCACGAAGAGCGAGACCGAGACGCTCGCCGAGAAGCTGCGCGCTCGCGGCTACTCCGCCGCAGCGATCAGCGGCGACGTCGCCCAGGCGCAGCGCGAGCGCACGGTGAACCAGCTGAAGTCCGGCAAGCTCGACATTCTCGTCGCGACCGATGTCGCCGCGCGCGGACTCGACGTCGACCGCATCAGCCACGTCGTCAACTACGACATCCCGATCGACACGGAGTCGTACGTGCACCGCATCGGCCGCACGGGGCGGGCGGGTCGCAGCGGCGCGGCGATCAGCTTCGTCACTCCGCGCGAGCGCCGTCTGCTCGGGGCGATCGAGAAGGCGACCCGGCAGCCGTTGACGCAGATGCAGCTGCCGAGCGTGGAGGACGTGAACGTCTCGCGCCTCACCCGGTTCGACGACGCGATCACGTCGGCGCTCGCGCAGGACGGCCGGATTGCGGCGTTCCGCGACATCATCGGCCACTATGTGTCGCACCACGACGTGCCCGAGGCGGACGTCGCGGCCGCCCTCGCGATCGTCGCGCAGGGAGACACGCCGCTGCTGCTCTCCGCCGAGGACGAGCTCGTCCAGCTGCGCGAACGCGATGAGCGCGGCGGGAAGGCCGACCGCGGCGAGCGCCGTCGGCGCTCCAACACCGCAATGGCGCCGTACCGCATCGAAGTCGGCCGGCGTCAGCGCGTCGAGCCGCGCCAGATCGTCGGCGCCCTCGCGAACGAGGGCGGACTGAGCCGGGACGATTTCGGGGCGATCCAGATCCGTCCGGACTTCTCGATCGTCGAGCTGCCGGCCGATCTGTCCGACGACGTGCTCACGCGGCTGCGTGACACCCGCATCGGCGGGACGCTCATCGAGATCAAACCCGACCGGGGACCGCGCCGTCGGCGTGAGGACCGCGACGGCGGCCCGCGCAGAGGTCATGACTCACGCGGTGAGCGTCCGTTCCGCAAGCCGCGTCACAAGTAG
- a CDS encoding ABC transporter permease, whose product MTTLETAAPTVSAASRRRHPIGLYAALAVAAFFAIALAAPQLLATHGPFAISLTEALQPPGAAHWLGTDEQGRDLYSRIVFGARESLLIGIGATVVSITIALVLGSLAALGGRVVGAVVARIIEIQFAFPTLLLALLLVAIAGPSAISQVFAVAIGTAPGYARMIRAQILQAKRSGYVEAAIALGHPRGRVLARHILPNAVRPLVAVIAMSVGQSIVWASSLSFLGLGVAPPSPEWGALLDAGRLYIIHAPWLTVAPGLVIVVLAIASTTIGQHIQRALERGEK is encoded by the coding sequence ATGACAACGCTTGAGACCGCAGCGCCGACCGTTAGCGCGGCGTCCCGCCGGCGGCATCCGATCGGCCTGTACGCCGCGCTCGCCGTCGCCGCGTTCTTCGCGATCGCGCTCGCCGCACCCCAGCTGCTCGCCACGCACGGGCCGTTCGCCATCTCGCTGACGGAAGCGCTGCAGCCGCCCGGCGCCGCGCACTGGCTCGGCACCGACGAGCAGGGCCGCGACCTGTACAGCCGCATCGTGTTCGGGGCGCGCGAGTCGCTGCTGATCGGCATCGGCGCGACCGTCGTGAGCATCACGATCGCCCTCGTGCTCGGTTCGCTCGCCGCCCTCGGTGGACGCGTCGTCGGCGCCGTTGTCGCGCGCATCATCGAGATCCAGTTCGCGTTCCCGACCCTGCTGCTCGCGCTGCTCCTTGTCGCGATCGCCGGGCCCTCCGCGATCTCGCAGGTGTTCGCGGTCGCGATCGGCACCGCGCCAGGCTATGCCCGCATGATCCGGGCGCAGATCCTGCAGGCGAAGCGCTCCGGCTACGTCGAGGCCGCGATCGCGCTCGGCCACCCGCGCGGTCGCGTGCTCGCCCGGCACATCCTGCCCAACGCGGTGCGCCCGCTCGTCGCCGTCATCGCGATGTCGGTCGGGCAGTCGATCGTGTGGGCGTCGAGCCTGTCGTTCCTCGGCCTCGGCGTCGCCCCGCCCTCGCCCGAGTGGGGAGCCCTGCTCGACGCGGGCCGCCTGTACATCATCCACGCACCGTGGCTCACGGTCGCGCCGGGCCTCGTCATCGTCGTGCTCGCCATCGCGTCGACGACGATCGGGCAGCACATCCAGCGCGCGCTCGAAAGGGGAGAGAAATGA